The Pseudodesulfovibrio sediminis genome includes the window CCTCGGTTCCTATGAAAATTTTGCCAAGGCGGTGGCAGACCCTGAACTTTTGGACAGATTTGGCATCAAGGCCAAGAATGCCGAGGGCTACCTTTTCCCCGAGACCTATCTCCTGACCCCACCCAAGGGGGATCAGTCGGCACACATGGCAGAGATCATGCTCAAGGAATTCTTCAAACATGCCGGACAGGTATGGCCTGATGGACTGCCTGAGTGGGATGAGCTGAACCAGACCGTGATCCTTGCCTCGATCATTGAGAAAGAAACCGGGGACGCTTCGGAGCGACAACGTATATCAGGCGTCTTCCACAACCGCCTCAAAAAGCGGATGCTCATTCAGTCCGACCCGACCATCATATACGGATTGGGCCCGGACTTTGACGGCAACATCCGTAAGCGTCACCTGCAGGACAAAAACAACCCGTACAATACATATGTTATCAGAGGGTTGCCCCCAGGTCCCATCTGTTCCCCCGGACTGGAATCGCTTCTTGCTGCCGTTCACCCCGAAGATCACCAGTACATTTTCTTCGTGGCCAAGGGGGACGGTTCCCACTACTTCAGCAGGACGCTCAGCGAACACAACGACGCGGTAAGAAAATATCAACTCAGGCGTAATCGAGAAACCTATAGGTCGACGCGGCAATAGAAGCTAACACCATTGCGTAACCTTTGATTTTGCTATAGATTATCCATATTCGAGATGCTGAATCGAGGAGAAAGATGCGTCTAACCTTCCGTTATGCCCTATTTATAGGCTTAATAGCCTGTCTTGTTTTTGCCCAGACCTGTCTGGCTCAAAGCACTGTCACGGTTCGCCGTGCCGCCTTTGATATCGGATCTGCCTCCATCAAATGCACTATTGCGGATGTGGACAAACAATCCGGGCGCATCGTCACTGTCCTTGAAACCCTGTCTGAAAAAGTCGATTTTGCCGAAGACATGGACCGTTCCTATGACTCCAACTTGAGCAGTGAAGTCATGGAACAGGGCATTATGGCTCTGGAACGAATGAAAGCCATTGCCATTAAACTGAATGCTCTGGAATATTCGGCCGCCGGTGGGGCCGTGTTCCGCTCTGCCAGAAACGGCAGGGCTTACTGTGTCCAGATCGCAGAGTCGGTCGGCATCCCCTGCCGCATCCTGTCCAAACAGCAGGCTGCCATGCTCAGTTACCATGCCGTCCAGCAGACCATGCAGCAACCGGACAACAATCTGGTGGTTTGGGATATCGGCGCGGAAAGCATGCAGATGACGACCCGCGAACAGACCGGAGACCTCATATTCTACATTGATCCCATGGCATCAATCTCATTCAAGAATGTGATCATCAAATTGATCCAGAAGAAGAATCCGACCACTGTCTCCACCCCCAACCCCATGCTCCCTGATGAAGTTGAAAAGGCCCGGACCTATATCCAGTCGCATGCCGTATTGTCAGTGCCCCAGCAGATCAGCTCGTGCCTGGGCCAACCGGAACAGTATGTAGTCGGGATCGGTGGCGTCCATTTCTATTCCGTCCCCGAAGTGTTGGGCATCAACAACAGCATGTACACCCGCGATCAGGTCGCAGAAGCGCTGCAGGAATGGACCGGAAAGTCGGATGAAGAATTCGAAAGTGAATACGCCAACACTCGTCTGACCAATCTTATTCTGGTGCTCGGATACATGGACGCATTGGGCATAGACGCTGTGCATCCCCTCAAGATCAATCAGGCGGATGGCCTGTTGACCGCTCCCGAATTCTGGTAATCAGCGAACCGCCATTCCAAATCGATCCGACCACGACTCCGAGCCGAAATCTGCCGGAAAATAATAGTACAACGCCCTGTACCGAATCCACTTGCGGTTGATTGGGCCAATGAACCGAGAGTCGTAGCTGGCCTCCCGGTTGTCACCCATGACAAAATATTCGTCTGACAGCAGGGTCTGCTGCGCCATGCTGTTTCTGCCCGGCTGCACATCGCTTTCAGAGTGACGCACATACGGTTCTTCCTGTGGCTGACCATTGATAAACACCACCTGATCCCTGATCTCAATGGTCTCTCCTGGCAGCCCGATAACCCGCTTGATGAAATCCACACCGTCATTTTCAGGAGACTGAAAGACAATGACGTCACCACGCTTGATCGCGCCCTCCGCCCCCAGCGCTTTTGCCAGAAAATGATCGCCCTTCCTCATGGTCGGCACCATCGACTCCGACGCACAGGTGTAGGCCTTGACAAAATAGGTTCTCACTCCCCAGCTTGAGGCCAGTCCCAACGCAAGACTGCACAGCAGAAAAACCGCATACACCAGCGGTCTGTTGCAGGCTTTGAGCGTGTATGCGGATTTTTCCTTTGCCGACCTGAATGCTTCGACAATCACGAAAAGATTGAATCCCGCCAATGCGGAGACACCGATAAGCAGCACAACAAACTGCTCCATGAACGCGAAGACGATGAGACCAAGGACAAACTCGAATAACAGGAAGCCGACACCTCTGCGCCAATGCCCATTATAGACCTGGCCCAGCCCCACGGCGACAAGGGAGAGCAAAGCGGCCAACCATGGCTTGCGAGCTACAGTGCTATCAGTCCGAACCGGTATTCCCTGCATTGTCCCGCCCATGAAAAGCCCTCCAGGCCTATTTATTCGATAATGCGTGCAGTTTCTCGCCGACCTTCAGGCCATGCCCCGTAAACATGGTCACGATGACTTCATCAGTGGCAGCCGACTGGGCATACAACGTCGCTCCGGCCACAATAGCGGCCGAGGTGGGTTCAATGCAATACCCCTTGCGTCCCATTGCCTTGAATGCGGCCAGAATCTCCTCTTCCGACACGGCCAGACAATGGCCGCCGCTTTCACGCAGGGCTTCGAGCATCTGCCCTCCACGCATGGGCTCAGCTATGGCTATCCCTTCTGCAAGCGTGGTTGCCGTTGACACGGCCTCGACCCGATCTGCCCCGTTGACGAACCCGGCGCATACCGGCGCACAATGGGCTGACTGAACCGCCACCAGTTTGGGGAGACGGTCAATGACGCCCAGAGATTTGAGCTCCGAGAATCCGAGATATGCCCCAAGAAGCAACGTTCCATTCCCTGCTGGCAAGATAACTGTGTCCGGCCTTTTCCAGCCGAGCTGCTCCACCACTTCGTAGGCAAAGGTCTTGGTCCCATGAAAGAAAAACGGGTTATACACATGACTGGCGTAGTATGTATCGCTGGCCGCCTCCATGCAGGCGTTGGCCGTATCCTCACGGCTCCCTGGCACCGGAACAAGATCCGCACCGTAGAGTTCGATCTGGCCCAGCTTGCCCGGCGAATTGTCGGCCGGAACGAAAATCCTGCAATGGATGCCAGCCTTGGCCGAATAGGCGGCGACCGCACACCCTGCGTTGCCGGAAGAATCCTCCACGACTTCAGTCACCCTCATGTGGGCGGCCACGGCCATCATGACCGCTGCGCCGCGATCCTTGTACGAACCGGTGGGGGACAGATACTCCTGCTTGACCTGCATCGTGTGTCCCCCGATCTCCACAGGGAGCATGGGAGTAAATCCTTCCCCCAGCGTCAGAGCGGCATCACTGGGCACAGGCAGCGCCTCCCAGTAGCGCCACATGGTGGCCGGGCGATTCCTGATGCTTCCCATATCAAGAGACGGCTTGAAATCAAGATCCAGCAGTCCTCCGCAATCGCAGAGCCAGCGCGGAGCATAGGCATCAAATCGAAGAGAACATTCGCGACAGACAAATTCCGGCATGG containing:
- the mltG gene encoding endolytic transglycosylase MltG, producing the protein MARKRTIVISLLTAVLLAGLAAGGYLWYKAWQEKQFLLTAPETPGREVVFRVEPGQIFTTIAANLKKAGVITNTRRFYRLAVRTGKGAAVRAGEFMLNTGWLPEHVLHELTTSAGIMKRASVREGLTWWQTAEIINQSGLGSYENFAKAVADPELLDRFGIKAKNAEGYLFPETYLLTPPKGDQSAHMAEIMLKEFFKHAGQVWPDGLPEWDELNQTVILASIIEKETGDASERQRISGVFHNRLKKRMLIQSDPTIIYGLGPDFDGNIRKRHLQDKNNPYNTYVIRGLPPGPICSPGLESLLAAVHPEDHQYIFFVAKGDGSHYFSRTLSEHNDAVRKYQLRRNRETYRSTRQ
- a CDS encoding Ppx/GppA phosphatase family protein, which produces MRLTFRYALFIGLIACLVFAQTCLAQSTVTVRRAAFDIGSASIKCTIADVDKQSGRIVTVLETLSEKVDFAEDMDRSYDSNLSSEVMEQGIMALERMKAIAIKLNALEYSAAGGAVFRSARNGRAYCVQIAESVGIPCRILSKQQAAMLSYHAVQQTMQQPDNNLVVWDIGAESMQMTTREQTGDLIFYIDPMASISFKNVIIKLIQKKNPTTVSTPNPMLPDEVEKARTYIQSHAVLSVPQQISSCLGQPEQYVVGIGGVHFYSVPEVLGINNSMYTRDQVAEALQEWTGKSDEEFESEYANTRLTNLILVLGYMDALGIDAVHPLKINQADGLLTAPEFW
- the lepB gene encoding signal peptidase I — protein: MGGTMQGIPVRTDSTVARKPWLAALLSLVAVGLGQVYNGHWRRGVGFLLFEFVLGLIVFAFMEQFVVLLIGVSALAGFNLFVIVEAFRSAKEKSAYTLKACNRPLVYAVFLLCSLALGLASSWGVRTYFVKAYTCASESMVPTMRKGDHFLAKALGAEGAIKRGDVIVFQSPENDGVDFIKRVIGLPGETIEIRDQVVFINGQPQEEPYVRHSESDVQPGRNSMAQQTLLSDEYFVMGDNREASYDSRFIGPINRKWIRYRALYYYFPADFGSESWSDRFGMAVR
- a CDS encoding threonine synthase — protein: MPEFVCRECSLRFDAYAPRWLCDCGGLLDLDFKPSLDMGSIRNRPATMWRYWEALPVPSDAALTLGEGFTPMLPVEIGGHTMQVKQEYLSPTGSYKDRGAAVMMAVAAHMRVTEVVEDSSGNAGCAVAAYSAKAGIHCRIFVPADNSPGKLGQIELYGADLVPVPGSREDTANACMEAASDTYYASHVYNPFFFHGTKTFAYEVVEQLGWKRPDTVILPAGNGTLLLGAYLGFSELKSLGVIDRLPKLVAVQSAHCAPVCAGFVNGADRVEAVSTATTLAEGIAIAEPMRGGQMLEALRESGGHCLAVSEEEILAAFKAMGRKGYCIEPTSAAIVAGATLYAQSAATDEVIVTMFTGHGLKVGEKLHALSNK